One genomic region from Pseudoduganella dura encodes:
- a CDS encoding TonB-dependent receptor domain-containing protein — MDALIARRRLLPALLMSALAPLAQAQSTSALGEITVTAQRDAAARAGTTTAVTADDLARQAAQNMQNIARYAPLVNVPNAASGSGSVWDSSGNTGFNIRGIEGNRVSMDLDGIALPDAAPKPDGSSLNSFGIGRDYFDPETFREVNIASGTTGAGPATPGLGGSVQFVTRAPEDYLNADRPVYADYKFGYDGSNNMRMHALTGAAQAGGLQLLTVFVHRDGKEYESAGSAVANPDDWTSDALLAKIAWSPLAGHKLTATVDAYQASHTRAYINKTSTLYPEGVDQQSDTRRSRFSLDHAFAGKAALFDKLESRIYAQNSEVDDQTTGPYVSGGQRYFRTIETGYFNKSRGLASNAVKELGAHRLSYGISAEDTETRRPWREDRTVLATGAHQITSKNRMVDTDTTKLAAFASADLALADGLTLTPGLRYDWREMKPENIEDYVVAVPAAREELRKRKDDYFTPSLELAWKFRPELMAYAKYTRGTRLPTAAELTGTYDSFSYTAAGNGYAVLGNADVKKETSNAFELGLKGHPARGVTMDAAVFHTKYRNFIEYATQPADPVNYPTITQGLFRPENVGDAKTWGAEISGSFALGEWNAALNGASVTVGAGVQHSKARNTETGAEGELASTLPRKISTTFAWDDPAKRGGATLSIFNVRGKQAEPDVISNVTTARFAVPGATVADLTAYWNIGKHAAITAGIYNLTDKKYWDYASSRSLAAGTTAATLADIERQARPGRYGAVTLKVIY, encoded by the coding sequence ATGGATGCACTTATCGCGCGCCGGCGCCTGCTGCCGGCCCTGTTGATGTCCGCGCTGGCGCCGCTGGCGCAGGCGCAATCGACCTCCGCCCTCGGCGAAATCACCGTTACCGCGCAGCGCGACGCGGCGGCCAGGGCCGGCACCACCACGGCCGTCACGGCCGACGACCTGGCGCGCCAGGCGGCGCAGAACATGCAGAACATCGCCCGCTACGCCCCGCTGGTCAACGTGCCGAACGCGGCGAGCGGTTCGGGCAGCGTGTGGGACAGCAGCGGCAACACGGGCTTCAACATCCGCGGCATCGAAGGCAACCGCGTCAGCATGGACCTGGACGGCATCGCGCTGCCCGATGCCGCGCCGAAGCCGGATGGCTCCAGCCTGAACAGCTTCGGCATCGGCCGCGACTACTTCGACCCGGAGACGTTCCGCGAAGTGAACATCGCATCCGGGACTACCGGCGCCGGCCCCGCCACGCCGGGCCTGGGCGGCTCGGTGCAGTTCGTCACCAGGGCGCCGGAGGATTACCTGAACGCCGACCGCCCCGTCTACGCCGACTACAAGTTCGGCTACGACGGCTCGAACAACATGCGCATGCATGCGCTGACCGGGGCGGCGCAGGCCGGCGGCCTGCAATTGCTAACGGTGTTCGTGCATCGCGACGGCAAGGAATATGAATCCGCCGGCAGCGCCGTGGCCAACCCGGACGACTGGACGTCCGACGCGCTGCTGGCCAAGATCGCGTGGTCGCCGCTGGCCGGCCACAAGCTGACCGCCACGGTCGACGCCTACCAGGCCAGCCATACCCGCGCCTACATCAACAAGACCAGCACGCTGTACCCGGAAGGCGTCGACCAGCAATCCGACACGCGCCGCAGCCGCTTCTCGCTCGATCATGCATTCGCCGGCAAGGCGGCATTGTTCGACAAGCTCGAATCGCGCATTTACGCGCAGAACTCGGAAGTCGACGACCAGACGACCGGCCCCTACGTGTCCGGCGGCCAGCGCTACTTCCGCACGATCGAGACGGGCTACTTCAACAAGAGCCGCGGCCTGGCCAGCAACGCCGTCAAGGAGCTTGGCGCGCACCGGCTGTCCTATGGCATCAGCGCGGAAGACACCGAAACGCGCCGCCCGTGGCGCGAGGACCGCACCGTGCTCGCCACCGGCGCCCACCAGATCACCAGCAAGAACCGGATGGTGGACACGGACACCACGAAGCTGGCGGCCTTCGCCAGCGCCGACCTGGCGCTGGCCGACGGCCTGACGCTGACGCCGGGCCTGCGCTACGACTGGCGCGAGATGAAGCCGGAGAACATCGAAGACTACGTGGTGGCCGTGCCAGCGGCGCGCGAGGAGCTGCGCAAGCGGAAGGACGACTACTTCACGCCGAGCCTGGAGCTGGCGTGGAAATTCCGTCCCGAGCTGATGGCCTACGCGAAATACACGCGCGGCACGCGCCTGCCCACCGCGGCGGAACTGACCGGCACCTATGACTCGTTCAGCTACACCGCTGCCGGCAACGGCTACGCGGTGCTCGGCAACGCCGACGTGAAAAAGGAAACCAGCAACGCGTTCGAGCTGGGCCTGAAGGGGCACCCGGCGCGCGGCGTGACGATGGATGCGGCGGTGTTCCACACGAAGTACAGGAACTTCATCGAATACGCCACGCAGCCGGCCGACCCGGTCAATTATCCGACCATCACGCAGGGCCTGTTCCGGCCCGAGAACGTGGGCGACGCGAAGACCTGGGGCGCGGAAATCTCAGGCAGCTTCGCGCTGGGCGAATGGAACGCGGCGCTGAACGGCGCCAGCGTGACCGTGGGTGCCGGCGTGCAGCACAGCAAGGCGCGCAACACCGAGACGGGTGCCGAAGGCGAACTGGCCTCGACCTTGCCGCGCAAGATCAGCACCACGTTCGCATGGGATGATCCGGCCAAGCGGGGCGGGGCGACGCTGTCCATCTTCAACGTGCGCGGCAAGCAGGCCGAGCCCGACGTGATCTCGAACGTGACCACCGCACGCTTCGCCGTGCCCGGCGCCACGGTGGCCGACCTGACCGCCTACTGGAACATCGGCAAGCATGCCGCCATCACGGCCGGCATCTACAACCTGACCGACAAGAAATACTGGGATTACGCATCGTCGCGCAGCCTTGCCGCCGGCACCACGGCCGCGACGCTGGCCGATATCGAACGCCAGGCGCGTCCGGGCCGCTACGGCGCCGTGACGCTCAAAGTAATTTACTGA